From Macrobrachium nipponense isolate FS-2020 chromosome 6, ASM1510439v2, whole genome shotgun sequence, a single genomic window includes:
- the LOC135216508 gene encoding uncharacterized protein LOC135216508 encodes MAKLLKPSRLETDPSSPTAAKEWKHWHKTFTNFIEESGDAAPDKFEGLVECVAPSVYELIEDCSTFESAIAKLESAYVKLPNEVFARHVLATRRQQSGESLDEFLRELHKLSKIVTAQAVTAEQYRQELVRDAFINGIAQHIRQRLLENKS; translated from the coding sequence ATGGCCAAGCTGCTGAAGCCGTCCAGACTGGAGACAGATCCCAGCTCGCCCACTGCAGCCAAAGAGTGGAAGCACTGGCATAAAACATTCACCAACTTCATAGAAGAAAGTGGAGATGCTGCACCAGACAAGTTTGAGGGCTTAGTTGAATGTGTGGCCCCGAGTGTGTATGAACTCATTGAAGACTGTAGTACTTTTGAGAGTGCAATCGCCAAACTGGAGAGTGCTTATGTCAAGTTGCCGAATGAAGTTTTTGCTAGGCATGTTTTGGCGACACGACGACAGCAGTCAGGAGAATCCCTTGATGAATTTCTGAGGGAGCTACATAAGCTAAGCAAGATTGTAACTGCCCAGGCAGTAACAGCTGAGCAATATCGGCAGGAGCTAGTACGTGATGCATTTATCAATGGTATTGCTCAGCATATTCGTCAGCGCCTACTAGAAAATAAGTCATGA